The Benincasa hispida cultivar B227 chromosome 9, ASM972705v1, whole genome shotgun sequence genome has a segment encoding these proteins:
- the LOC120087119 gene encoding agamous-like MADS-box protein MADS9 — MGRGKIEIKRIENSSNRQVTYSKRRNGIIKKAKEITVLCDAQVSLVIFASSGKMHEYCSPSTPLVDILDKYHKQSGKRLWDAKHENLSNEMDRVKKENDKMQILLRQLRGEDITSLNYKELMSLEEALENGLTSVREKQSEFMKMMRTNEKMMEEENKRLNYELYQKEMVAMGDGVREMDIGYNQRMRDFNSQMPFAFRVQPIQPNLQERND; from the exons atgggAAGAgggaaaattgaaataaagaGGATAGAAAATTCAAGCAACAGACAGGTTACATATTCAAAGAGAAGAAATGGGATTATCAAGAAAGCCAAAGAAATTACTGTTCTTTGTGATGCTCAAGTTTCTCTTGTCATTTTTGCTAGCTCTGGAAAAATGCATGAATATTGCAGCCCATCTACAcc TTTGGTTGACATCTTGGATAAGTATCACAAGCAATCTGGGAAGAGGCTGTGGGATGCTAAGCATgag AATCTGAGCAATGAAATGGATAGAgttaagaaagaaaatgacaagATGCAGATTTTACTCAG GCAGTTGAGAGGAGAAGATATAACATCTTTGAACTATAAGGAGCTAATGTCTCTTGAAGAAGCTCTTGAAAATGGCCTCACTAGTGTTCGTGAGAAGCAG TCGGAGTTCATGAAAATGATGAGGACAAAT GAAAAAATGATGGAAGAGGAGAACAAGCGCCTCAACTATGAACTG TACCAAAAGGAGATGGTGGCAATGGGAGATGGTGTGAGAGAGATGgatattggatataatcaaaGAATGAGAGATTTCAATTCTCAAATGCCTTTTGCCTTCAGAGTTCAGCCTATTCAGCCAAATCTACAAGAAAGGAATGattaa